Proteins encoded in a region of the Augochlora pura isolate Apur16 chromosome 4, APUR_v2.2.1, whole genome shotgun sequence genome:
- the Rpl23 gene encoding ribosomal protein L23: protein MSKRGRGGSAGAKFRISLGLPVGAVINCADNTGAKNLYVIAVQGIKGRLNRLPAAGSGDMIVATVKKGKPELRKKVMPAVVIRQRKPFRRKDGVFIYFEDNAGVIVNNKGEMKGSAITGPVAKECADLWPRIASNASSIA, encoded by the exons ATGTCGAAGAGAG GACGTGGTGGTTCTGCAGGAGCGAAGTTTAGGATATCACTGGGTTTACCAGTGGGAGCAGTCATTAATTGTGCTGATAATACTG gtgcaaaaaatttatatgtcATTGCAGTTCAAGGAATTAAAGGCAGATTAAATCGCCTTCCAGCTGCAGGATCAGGTGATATGATTGTTGCCACGGTGAAAAAGGGAAAGCCTGAACTCAGAAAAAAGG TGATGCCTGCAGTGGTAATAAGGCAACGGAAACCATTTCGGAGGAAGGATGGGGTGTTTATATACTTTGAGGACAATGCAGGtgttatagtaaataataaaggtGAAATGAAAGGATCAGCTATTACAGGACCTGTTGCAAAAGAATGTGCAGATTTATGGCCCAGGATTGCTTCCAATGCTAGCAGTATCGCTTAA